The nucleotide sequence tgcggttacacctagtccacttttcatgagttaactgctcagcagcagtactttgagtggtaaggtccgctggctttttctctcttagagcataatcaaaatcaagcaatccgagagtaagcatgagagcatccttccatgcagcaaagttatcaccagtcaaaggtggaatcccgcagttgggtgctgatagtggaaataagatgagcaagttatgatactaaggaaggaaaactaatgtgatctatgggcacgttaaactaaggcaggcaaaataatgaccattttacataatgaagctgtgataatgtctattactaacatcaaaataatagacttaactaaaaattctacttaaacgaaaacaaaacagctttggccagaagtgtaatcatttaagcatatgtgcaaagtggttgtaacaaatcagctttggccagaaattgaaacaatcactttagttatgcacttgctaagtatgccatctatgaaagaattaaatcagctttggccagatattaaaacattcatgcttatgatgcacacttagcatagctttcgtaatacttgaatgataagtagatgtatcaagtcagctttggccagaaatgatatatcaaaaactcattcaagttaagctattctggttttgtaaaacattacattatctgattctgattaattaactaagtaaattacaaaaccatttatttaatagcaaaccacccatTTCTTTAGTTCACATTCAAACAACTTAAAAtaatgagattgcgagtcgcaaccacgatctcgactaatgacgttacggttgcgagtcgcaaccacgatctcgactaatgacgttttggttgcgagtcgcaactgcggtTTCGACTAATcatgttttggttgcgagtcgcaacctcatggtctcgagtagtgacgtaatggttgcgagtagcaacctcatggttgcgagtggtAGACCTTTTGCTCTcaagtagcaacctcatggttgcgagtagcaacctcatggttgcgagtagcaacctcgtgatCTCGAGTAGcaatctcatggtctcgagtagcaacctcgttaacagctgttaattgtgatatcataaccgaaattcgaaatctaagggattatgggatattatttcctgttttaaagtgatctaattttatcaacatatttcgaaaataataactgtttatctaataacagtttcgaataaaattaaaagataaaattagatcaaacatggaaaaaacacccattaatcctaaatcattccaaatcataacagaattttcgaattttcacatgaacatgatgaaccctaatcataaaaaaataaaattctggaacccgaaacctgaattttaataactttactaaacagatttcggctaaaatTATAATCCAGTTAATTCGGTGAACAAACAATTAATCTTTTCATCGAAaatcatgatttcgagtcgattcttatgactcgaaaccggctgttaaGGTTTTAAAGGTTTttaaaattccgttttccaagtttcaatcccagaattatggatacgaaaacagaactgactaatcaacatatgctctgataccacatgttggttcagttctgtttgtgcatgaaggaaaacaaataaatcatacctgtcacagcagatagtgcagaggagaatcctgtgagagagttcgacatgcctgtcatcttgatctggttcctccttagggtgctgactgatgatggggacttagaaaccgaaaagggtatcggttatggagaggaggtttcgtgatgatgttatggcttatgggggtgtgtgaattgtgtaactgagtaacccttaaacctccacataactctccttatataagcacccaggaggaaacctaattagttactaagggtaatatggtccatcaacaattaccaactaattaataataggttctaatatattttgatctctataatgtaaatgattaagatggctatagattaaatattaaacataatatatttaatcttacaagaTGAACCAAATTTTGAATCATTCTTCTTCAATATCTCAGGTTGTTGTTGGTAAGGTATGAAGCCGATAATGATGCAGATCTTGCCACCGTCTATCAGTTTTGTAAGTTGATTTCTAACCTTTAGGTTAATGATCGATGGTGGTTCTCTTCCTCGATTGCACAACCAGTAGCATATCGGTTAGTCCCTAACTTTTTGGTTTTGATGTAGTGGTTTCGTCTTTAAAGATGCTTTTTATCAAGGTTCTTGCGATTTGGTTTGATTTCGTCTGCGCCATTCTCTTCGATTGCTGATTCAGTTGTTGGTCGTATGTGTGAATTCTGTTTGCTATCTATTTATGCGGTGTTATTGTTTGGTGCCTGATTTTTCCACTGTTTGTGTTGATATTTTGTTGGATTTTTTGAATTATTTTCAGTTTTTTATATTGTGGTTGTTTGCTGAAGTGAAGCAGTCGGGTCCCAAGTTGTGGGTTTTTCAGATAGAATGATGTGTGGTGATGGCACCATTTTTCTGTGTGGTTGCTCGCTCCTCAAGCGGGCCCTTAAAACTAAGACCCGAGAGTTGAGTCACACGTAGGACGAAATCATTCAACCTTGATCGTACTAAGCGGAATGTAACAAACAATTGGCTTCTACCTTATGTGAAACCGAACGCCGAGCATTCTTCTATTGTTCTTGCTTTGTAAGCCCCGGCCGCAACGCGGCGGGGGGTTAAACCTAGTTAATGAAAAAAAGCAACGAGAGAAAAGAAAATGATTAAAATAATTCTTTTTGTTTTCCATCTAAAATGAAAATATCGGAGATGTTTCATAGATAAGTTAGGGTTCCCTGCACTTCAACTCAGGTATCTCCtctttaaatttgattaattaattatttgATTTACGAGTTGTTTTCTGTCTTCTGCATTTGTTATTTATATCCTTCGTCCTATAATTTGATAATTTTCATGATTCACCAAACAGGCATATGTTAGAAAAGCCCCAAACATGAGTTTATGTTaatcaaaagaaaaagataaCCAAGTTTTAGGCTTAGGGGGTGGGTGTTTGGATGTGTTATTATGTGACATTAAATATATTACAGATATGAATTAAGGCTGTTGGAGGAGATGGTTTTGATGTAATTCTTAATTCTTTTGTTTGAACTTGTTATAATCACTTTGATGGTGTTGAGTGTTTCCAGATTACGTATTAAACaagtaatatatataataataataaaacaaggGTAATAAGTTTATAGAGATAGTTTAATTCATCATTTCTGTTATTTATAAGTGAATCATAAACAAACGTAGATTACTCTCAAAGTAACAACACTATGAACTGATACAGTTTTCTTGTGCCAACACTCCAACTATAAATTTGAATGGGTATATGAAAATGGTTTAATCTCGTCACATGGAAACCCGATTAAGAAGCATAGCCACACCAATGTATGAACTTTTTCTTTGAATCGTCACTTGTTATCTTGTATTTGGCGGCCTATAGTCTCTGTGTGAGTAGTAAAACTAATTCATCTTAAATCGATTTTCACAGTTTCAGTGTCGGTCGGTCCAACAAAAACACCGTGAGATGAAAGCTAAACGTCTGTCTAAAGTTCAACGTTCGTCTAGAGCTCAGCGAGTGGATAGAATCACTACGCTTCCACAAACCATAATAGAAatcatcctatgtcttttacctaTTGAAGAAGCAGCAAGAACAAGTATCCTCTCAAGGGAATGGAGGTTCAAATGGACCACAATTCCTAAACTCGTGTTTCTCGAGGACACTGTGAAAATGTCAACTGAAAAGTGGCATTTGTCTAATCGGAAGAAAATATCTGAATTAGAACGTGAAAGGAGAGAGAAGGAAATGAGGTGTAAACTTTTCTATGCTATACACCAAGTTTTGTTACAGCGCCAAGCTACAATACAGGAGTTCACCATTTCGATATATCCGGATGAGACCTGTTTTGAAATTGATCAAATACTACTTCATTTGTCAAGGAACCATACTCTCAAGAGATTAACACTCGACTTTTTGGGTTGCAACTCGTATCGTTTACCCTTGTGTGTCTTCTCGTTGCATCATTTGACAGACCTACATCTTGAACATTGTTATGTCGACCCTAAACCAATATTCAACGGACTTGGTAGCCTAGTACGCTTAACCTTAAACGAAACATGGATCTCTAAAAAACCTCTTCTACATCTTTTATCTGGTTGTCCATCACTTAAGAGCTTGTGTGTAAGTAAGTTCATGCTTGTATATTCATTCTCATGGGCTTTCGAAATTTATCTGAATATTTTAAGTTGACGCAGGTTAAGCTTGAAAATCAAATTCACGAGAATCGAAATCCCAGCATTATGAAGCTATTTAAGTGTTTAACTCACATTGAACATTTGACTACTTGGGGTTATATCACTAGGGTATTATTTATCCACATCATATATaattcaaaaataataataataataataataataataataataataataataataataataataataataataataataacaaagcTTTGGTTTTTAACCGAATAACCATTGTTTTGGTCTATGGTTGAAGTAGATAGTTCAAGACTGGATGCCAGAGCTTCCCCCCTCACTGATCCATCTCAAATACTTTTGTATCGAAGAATTGTGTTTTGGTCCTAGTAATGGATTTGCTTTTCTTGGTGTTTTGCTCAAATGCTCCCCGAACTTGGAGAAAATTACGCTAGAGGTAAATGGTATAACCGTATAAGTCTATCATGTATTCTATTTGTTTTGATTATGATGCCTCTTGTTGTAGATTGAAACAGATGATGGCTATAATGAGATAGAGTCGGATAATAGGGAAGAAAAATTTTCCCTTATATTGGAAAAATACTCGGATGTTTGGCTGGAGCATCTGAGTGAATTGGAGATTCTATATTACAGAAACGTTAAGCTTGAGTTGGATTTACTGAAGTTCATCTTGGCCAGGTCACCTAATCTGAAGAAGGTGAAATTCCGAACCTGGATGTTTGGTTCGAGGGAAGATTTGAAGATGCTAAGAACTCTCTTACGCCCTCCACGTGCAAGACTGATAGAATTTATTTTTGTCTAGAACTAGTGTTGATGGTCTTGTTTTTCTTTATTGAAAATGTACCTGATGTTAAAAGAGTTGGAAACATTTTCTTGGACTCATTTGGTTGCAGTAACAATAATACGATGCTTGTATTTCCTAGACTTTGGTTAAGCTAATTGATAACAGAAACACGTTTCTTAATCTGTTCATAGTCGAATCTCACAGAACATTTAAAGCTTGATATATGAGTTTGCCTGTCGAGCCAAGAAGTTAAAACAACCATCTTGAAAAGTCACAAGCCCCCCATACTTCACTCCTGCCGGTGTACACATACCTCTTATACCGGGTATAGCAGAGCTTTACGGGCCTTCCTTCTTACTGTTTTTGATGTCTTCTGTACTTGCATTTTCATCAAACTTTCGCTTACATCTTTTGGTCAAGGCCTGAACTTCACACACCCTCCTTAGCTCCTTAAATCAATCAGTTGCTGCAAAGTTGGAAACCGTTAATGATGTGTTAGGAAGATAGCAGGACATTCTACATGCTAGAAAACCTATCCGTACATGATATTTTTTTTAACTACAAAAGTGATAAGGACTAGAGTTTGTCTTTACAAGTCAATTTGATTAGTCTTTAGCTACCAACTGGTAAGATATTTTTACTGTCACAGACAAAAAAtactaataaaataaaattagaaGAGCATGCTGCAATCAACTATTAGCAATAACAATTTTGTATTTGGGATTCCAATTTGGGTTGTCAACATCAAAACTTAAAAGTTCCAATAAATGAAAATATGAAATAAATGCTGCTGAAAGTTTAACCcagaaaatgtgttatttgtagCAGATGTACATTAATGATCTCCGATAGTAATGGTAGTATTGGAACTTTGTACACCTTGTATTAAAAAAAAGCGCAAGACGTTCCAAGGTGTTTAGGTCCCAAAAACAAAGGTTTGAGGCACTAGACGCCTTGGTGTTAAAAACCGTGTCTAAGGCACACTCAAGCGCAAGCGCTTATAACTGCTTGAGGTGAGGGGTGTACAAAAATGCGCAGGTAAAAAAGGCTCAagatgcatgcatgcatgcatgagGCACGCCTCTTGTACATGACCAAATTGTGGATCGGGAGGTTGTACATATAGCTTTTTAGGTTCTACGCAGATTTCTTTTAGGTTGTACAGATTTCTTTTTAGGTTCTACGCAGAAACAtaagaaaaattatataaatacCTTGCACCTCACTACGTGATGCGTGAGAGTGGGCCTTACGCCTTGGCTCTACTAACTATTGCCTCGGTGCGCCCTGCGCCTTCTAAAACAAAGCTAGACGCAAGACGAAAGCTTCACATACGCGAGGTAATGGCTTCACGTACACGAGACGTCATATGTATCATATAATATTTGAAAATTAATTGTAGCTAATATTTACCACATTTTTAGTCCTTGAATACCTAACAGTAGAATAGTGAAAAGAATTACtcaaaaatctatactatataataaaataaaccaattttgggacacttgtcatcatattaggccatctcttatagataattattattttaatttaatctcttctaattaattataaataacccttctactaaatattatttaatttaatatattatattatagataacccttctattaaatattattaatttaatatcttatgaataattattatttaatttaatctcCTTCTCTTATATAGCTCACCGATATCTAAACTCTTGTGGGTTTAATGAGGTAATATTATATAGGTTAACAAAATCCTTTCTATGGCAGCGATAATAAGGACCAAATAAATCTATTTCGTGAAGGAGATATCATACTTCATGCATATCTATTAATTTAACATTTATATCTATCATGTAAAATCCACAACATCCATAACAATCATCTATTTATtagattttattttaaaaattatttaaaGAAGACAAACTATCAACTCATATTTATGTTTACCTTAAATATAAAAACCTCATGTAAAACGTAGACATGACAAACCTAATTAATTTTATTGAAATTCAAATATATATCTATAAACTATTTATTagttatatttgaacgttttgtttagtttggtatcaattaaattttatgaaacttaaaataaaattaactaatataatttattatttatatatttacggagttttaaataaagtgttcaatttattgagacttcgttaacaaattttgcaacaacagaataatctatgtttatcacgaaaaccaaactttgtattaatatattaaatatttttattttcactatacaaaattacatttactcgacccacgtaacacatgaggttttttaagatataactttttattatttgacatataaaattagatttattcaattcgtacaatacacgggttttttaaggatatattttttttattatttagtacagaaaattacatttatttaaaccgtgtaatgcacatatttttaaagatgtaatttttttattgtttggtatataaagttaaatttattcaacccgtgaaaTAAATGacgttttttaaagatgtattattttattatttggtaaacaatattacatttattcaacccgtacaatatggttcttatggatataattttttttatttaatatataaaattatatgtatTCAACCGGTACatatgaggtttttaaagatatattgttttattatttaacatataaaatttatttattcaaccccgtgtaatgcacggggttataacctagtgagAACTATATAGCCTCCTTATCCATTGCATTTTACGAAACCTTTCATCATCATAATACTCACTAAATCCAACCGACATCAAAATTAAGGTAGGGTCTAAGAAGGTAGAATGTAAACAATCTTCCCTctagaggctgcttccagtgagactcCTGGCTCGATAGTTTCTTTGTATCAAGCCTTTGACATAAGGCAAATAACACCCAGCAATTGAGACAAAtgtcgattagtgcatgtacccctttGTCTtccagctatcaacgccaccacatgatgtgTGATTAATCATCTCccattttaacgttattttcacgaaattagtaaaataatgttaaacttgtgcactttcacttttgcccccacCCTCGAGCGCCCACACACGTATACACATACCGCAAGCGGGACGTCGCATTACGAAACATTTGATTGGTTTAATCATCCTCTTTTAGTGTAACGTGTTTTTTATTAAGATATAAGTGTGATTtgtttataacttttttatttactaaagagtaaattgtcattttcgtccataaGATTTGGGCAGTTTTGTGATTTTCGTCCAATTTTTTCTTTAAGTTAACCAAAAAGACATAAATACCCCTTacttaacgaagaaaaattgatgaagttaatgaggtggatgaaaatggcaaggtttcaaactttttggatctagatgcgaaAAATAAACCTTTAGACAAAAGTTgtaaaactgaccaaacctcaaggacgaaaatggcattttactctttactAAATGTGAGAGACATACATAtttatctactataataaaagaaaccaatttttggacacgtgtcattcattgaaggtatcatcaaatttatatttatcttatattaactaaataaataataaattaatattaaatcttatcatactttaataaaatgttattctcaaatctaaattgttaatttaatatttttttaaaacaaatacctctctttcctacttatcttatattaaagggaaattggtctgtaataatccaacctagaccttattggccattaataatcccacctcagaatattccatCCATCAGTCctacctttcacctatttttcctacaatggtcccccattaaaaaaacttaacggagttaaacttttttctaaattacaaacatattttttagggcttttgattagaacgacgatacgagtccattaatgtaaaacttgcctcgaaatggtgctccaaacgatgaaaacagcgcttcaattcgggtgttttaatttccaattaaccaaaatcaagtcacttggagcaccatttcgaagtaagttttacatcaatggactcgtatcatcgttctgatcaaaagccctaaaaaatctgtttgtaatttggaaaaaagcttaactccgttaagtttttttaacaggagaccattgtaggaaaaataggtgaaaggtgggactggtgggggaatattctgaggtgggattattaatggccaataaggtctagatgGGATTATTACAGATCAATTCCCCTAtatcaaatatataaataataaattaatattaaatgttatcctaatttattaaaaatttatttggtatacaaaattatatttattcaactcgtgtaaaacgcagtgtttttaaaataatttttttattatttactatacaaagttacatttatataacctgtgtaatacacgggttttttaaggatataatttttttattatttggtagatttttcaacccaacTATAcacaggttttttaaagatacgacatttttagtatttaataaacaaaattacATTTGATTAATtggtgtaatacacatggtttttaaagatataactctttttagatctattcaacacgtgtaatatacggggtttgtAAGGATGCaacttttttattattggtagatttattcaacccgattatacacgggttttttaaagatacgacgtttttagtattcagtatacaaaattacatttatttaatctgtgtaatacgcatggtttttaaaaatataatttttttttattatttgatatataaaattttatttatttaactcgtacaatatacggggtttatagagatataactttttattatttaattttaatatataaaattgcatttattcaacccgtgtaatacacggggttctaacctagtttaacAATATAGAAAACATGAGTTGGCCTCTTTATGAGATTTTTTCTTATTGTACAATACAAAAGCTCTATGTCCAACCAAACAAACTCAATGTACAAACAGTTAAGGCCTATGTACAATCAAAAAgcacaaaaacaaaacaaaaaaaatcagaaaaaaatcTACATTGAATCAGATCATGAAAAAATCTGGCTTTTCCTTAGGCAACTGGGGGCGGAACAAAATCAACGCGTGATAGCACAAAATCAACGCATGATAGCATAAAATAACCGCAACGCCACTCTTTGTTCAACGCATGATACAATAACGAAAACCCGATTTCGTTATTTTTTTAACGGCGTGATGGTTTTTTTTGTGAGGgtaattgttgggtgtggtggtcaaggtttaaaaaaacggaaacgagtttcgaggcgttttcccttcgcctcacgaggcgtaagcctcgaggcgaaccaaggcgtaagcccgaggcggagttaaaaaataaatataaatattatatatcatataaaaatagtaatactaactaaattcatcatcaaattcatcaaaataatcaaaaacacacataaaatagACATAAactgcttgaaattgacacaaaaactcaaaaataTCAAAAACCACTGAGGCGCACCGGAGGCGCAGCCTTtttagcgcctcagcccctcCGAGGCGCACATACAGTATAAAGcccctgaggcgcgcctcagaatcgttttttggccgtttcgccttgaggcgcgcctcgaggcgcacgcctcaaccgttttttaaaaccatggtggtggtgagtgatgaccaccgccactaaaaaaggttgtgagtgatggaaaaatggttgctgacatggcggaacatgattggatattgtgagtgatggaattctatcactagtgaccacccccaccccccttAGCGCATCACACAACCCCTCAAACAAAAAGCACTCAACGCCTCAGCTGCCAAAGCACCACTCCGGACAGCTTCATTGGAAAGCTTCGCCTCCCCTTAGCCGAAGCGCGACTCAAGCCTGGCGCCAAAGGCACGctttttaataccaagtttcTACATGATAAAATACATGTGTTTTAAGGTCCTTGGAAATAAATAAGAGTAGCATAATGATGCAATAACCCGGATCAAGGGGAATACAATATGTACTATTAGGCCAGGGGTGTGGTATACCGTCCCTGGCCACATCATTGTCATTAGCGCCCTATAACGCCCCACACCCATCCCGTGCCCGCCATAAAGGGGGCGCTATCCAAACTCCGCCATTGCAGTAACGATCGTTAAAGGGAAAAGCAGGTGGGGCTCAttcttttcaaccaatcaaatctTTTTctccttgttttttttttgtattttgtttaatagaggactttaaaccattgcatgcaagttaaagggaggggctttaaaccattgcatgcaagttaaagCACCCTATGTGACATGGCGCTGATGTGGATCTGATGTGACGTAATAAAGCCCATAGGGGCTTTAAAACACACCCCTTAGCCTTAGACTAGTTATATAATTACCACATACCAGGGCCGTctctgaaaatccaaaaaaaaaaaaaaaaaaattggccccGTGCGAGATATAAAATTTGGGCCTTATTCGCAAACCTTAATTTAACATAAACCCATCAATCATTCAATCAAATATATAAAAACGAAAACCCATAATACAACCATGATTGTTATGAAATAGACTAGTTATTCTCTATCACACATCTCCCTATTTGATAGAATTCTAGTGTACATGGTATTAGAAAAATGTCTTCTAAATTTATCCAAGGGGCCCTTAACAACATCCATATCTCTTTTTGGACCTTTGGTAACCAATTCTTTAATCATGTCATTACTTAGCCCGTCCCAATTTTTAGGATCAAAAATATCAATATCCGGAACGGGATTAACATCATCTTCACACATAGTAGCTTCTTCATCTACGGTAGCATTAACATTATCTTCACCCACGT is from Helianthus annuus cultivar XRQ/B chromosome 9, HanXRQr2.0-SUNRISE, whole genome shotgun sequence and encodes:
- the LOC110908204 gene encoding F-box/FBD/LRR-repeat protein At1g13570 isoform X1; its protein translation is MKAKRLSKVQRSSRAQRVDRITTLPQTIIEIILCLLPIEEAARTSILSREWRFKWTTIPKLVFLEDTVKMSTEKWHLSNRKKISELERERREKEMRCKLFYAIHQVLLQRQATIQEFTISIYPDETCFEIDQILLHLSRNHTLKRLTLDFLGCNSYRLPLCVFSLHHLTDLHLEHCYVDPKPIFNGLGSLVRLTLNETWISKKPLLHLLSGCPSLKSLCLTQVKLENQIHENRNPSIMKLFKCLTHIEHLTTWGYITRIVQDWMPELPPSLIHLKYFCIEELCFGPSNGFAFLGVLLKCSPNLEKITLEIETDDGYNEIESDNREEKFSLILEKYSDVWLEHLSELEILYYRNVKLELDLLKFILARSPNLKKVKFRTWMFGSREDLKMLRTLLRPPRARLIEFIFV
- the LOC110908204 gene encoding F-box/FBD/LRR-repeat protein At1g13570 isoform X2, producing the protein MKAKRLSKVQRSSRAQRVDRITTLPQTIIEIILCLLPIEEAARTSILSREWRFKWTTIPKLVFLEDTVKMSTEKWHLSNRKKISELERERREKEMRCKLFYAIHQVLLQRQATIQEFTISIYPDETCFEIDQILLHLSRNHTLKRLTLDFLGCNSYRLPLCVFSLHHLTDLHLEHCYVDPKPIFNGLGSLVRLTLNETWISKKPLLHLLSGCPSLKSLCVKLENQIHENRNPSIMKLFKCLTHIEHLTTWGYITRIVQDWMPELPPSLIHLKYFCIEELCFGPSNGFAFLGVLLKCSPNLEKITLEIETDDGYNEIESDNREEKFSLILEKYSDVWLEHLSELEILYYRNVKLELDLLKFILARSPNLKKVKFRTWMFGSREDLKMLRTLLRPPRARLIEFIFV